The sequence AGTGGCCTGCCCTCCATGTGGCCTGGATTCCTCACAGGTCAGGCGGAACAACCTGTTCGTGTGCTGCTGATTGACGATGATCCGCACATGAGCCGTGTCATTGCCCATGAATTGCTGGCCGATTTGCGGATCAACCTGCTGGGGCAGGGCGGCAGCGTGCGGGAAGGCCGTCGCCTGATCAGCCAGAACGAGTTCGATGTGATGCTGGTCGATCTGAATCTGGGCGACGGCACGGGTTTTGCCCTGATCGAATACATGAAAACCGTGCGGCCCATGGCTGAGGCCATCGTCATCTCGGCCATGGAAGACGAGCAGCATGCCTTGCATGCGTTTGAACTCGGCGCCACCGGCTACCTGGTGAAAAACTCCTGGTTTGGCAACTTTCCGCAAGCTGTTTTGCAGGTGGTCAATGGCGGAGCCTCCATCACGCCCAACCTTGCGCGCCGG comes from Polaromonas naphthalenivorans CJ2 and encodes:
- a CDS encoding response regulator transcription factor, with the translated sequence MEIRNESQAASDFLIKNNSVSTSYHLAPHSGLPSMWPGFLTGQAEQPVRVLLIDDDPHMSRVIAHELLADLRINLLGQGGSVREGRRLISQNEFDVMLVDLNLGDGTGFALIEYMKTVRPMAEAIVISAMEDEQHALHAFELGATGYLVKNSWFGNFPQAVLQVVNGGASITPNLARRLLNKFEQPQNNVQTLQENKNKEKLSEREKQVLKLVASGYTSTEIGSRLIISGQTVNTHIKNIYRKLNVRTRAQAVSFAASRGLF